A window of the Oscillospiraceae bacterium genome harbors these coding sequences:
- a CDS encoding D-alanyl-D-alanine carboxypeptidase, with product MKKKLKRWACAAFAALLVVTSAIVPGQAAALDPGFIPQSNALELVSLDSGDTIYAKNADTKIYQASTTKIMTFIVASELIRDPQNTNTVISADVQKQIPDRSFVTVQLAVGEKISALNLMYCMLIPSGNDAAIALAETASGNTTQFVQLMNKKAKALGCTNTNYTNVFGNYDKDHYTTVKDMEKIYRYAYSLPLFRKITSCTSYTVPATNYTAARKLVPSNKLLVKGDSYYYAACTGGKTGTSDQAGYCLASTASKDGTNYLCIAMGAPCVKDGKKVISNGAFDDSRQLYNWAFTSLKKQSVLSKTKSVANVTVLQAKSKNQQLAVLPIKDYSAMLPTDSAKVTTKLSLPKSITAPVKAGQKIGTATVYYGSNALTTIDLVASEEVPLHIPFYRQLWFKIVLIAVAAAIVVLLILLLIRTLRSRHRGGPSRYSQSRWNRRNRYANVKHRGRRRAKPKKYRPYR from the coding sequence ATGAAAAAGAAACTGAAGCGATGGGCTTGTGCCGCTTTCGCAGCGCTGCTGGTCGTAACCTCTGCCATTGTTCCCGGACAGGCTGCTGCCCTGGACCCCGGCTTTATTCCGCAGAGCAATGCTCTGGAACTGGTCAGCCTGGACTCTGGCGACACCATATATGCCAAAAACGCAGATACAAAAATTTATCAAGCATCTACCACAAAGATCATGACGTTCATTGTCGCATCAGAATTGATTCGCGACCCGCAGAATACCAATACGGTTATTTCTGCAGATGTACAGAAGCAGATTCCCGACCGCTCGTTTGTCACTGTGCAGCTGGCAGTGGGCGAAAAAATTTCTGCACTGAATCTGATGTACTGTATGCTGATTCCCTCGGGAAACGATGCGGCTATTGCACTGGCAGAAACCGCCAGCGGCAACACCACGCAGTTTGTACAGCTGATGAATAAAAAAGCAAAAGCACTTGGCTGTACAAATACAAACTACACGAATGTTTTTGGTAACTACGACAAAGACCACTACACAACGGTAAAGGATATGGAAAAGATTTATCGGTACGCTTATTCGCTGCCGCTTTTCCGTAAAATTACATCCTGTACCTCGTACACAGTGCCGGCGACCAACTATACCGCAGCGCGCAAGCTGGTGCCCTCAAATAAACTGCTGGTAAAGGGCGACAGCTACTACTATGCCGCCTGTACCGGCGGCAAGACAGGCACCTCTGACCAGGCGGGCTACTGTCTTGCCTCGACTGCATCAAAAGATGGCACCAATTACCTGTGCATTGCCATGGGTGCGCCCTGTGTAAAAGACGGCAAGAAAGTGATCTCTAACGGCGCTTTTGATGATTCGCGGCAGCTCTACAACTGGGCGTTTACGAGCCTGAAAAAACAGAGTGTACTGTCAAAGACAAAGTCTGTTGCCAATGTTACAGTTCTGCAGGCAAAGAGCAAGAATCAGCAGCTTGCCGTACTCCCGATAAAAGATTACAGTGCAATGCTACCCACAGACAGCGCCAAAGTAACCACCAAACTTTCGCTGCCAAAGAGTATAACTGCCCCCGTAAAAGCTGGGCAGAAGATCGGCACTGCAACCGTATATTACGGCAGCAACGCGCTGACAACCATTGACCTGGTAGCTTCGGAAGAAGTTCCGCTGCACATTCCGTTTTACCGGCAGCTCTGGTTTAAAATTGTGCTGATTGCCGTCGCAGCCGCCATTGTCGTGCTGCTCATTCTTTTGCTGATCCGTACGTTGCGCAGCCGCCACCGCGGCGGCCCGAGCCGCTACAGTCAAAGCAGATGGAACCGCCGCAACCGCTACGCCAATGTAAAACATCGCGGCAGGCGCCGGGCAAAGCCAAAAAAATACCGCCCCTATCGCTAG
- a CDS encoding nitroreductase family protein encodes MIRDLVEKSRSWRGYDESRKVSREELLQLVDCARLTPSSVNRQPLRYYLACTPEQTAKIQPLTHWARALQPMQLPHPGHCPPAFIVICQDTNVDPSLERYQKDVGIVAQTMLLAATEKGLGGCMINNFSPKEMTDALQLKANLVPMLVVAIGKPDETIVLTDVKNGSTSYYRDENDVHYVPKRSLSDLVID; translated from the coding sequence ATGATTCGTGACTTGGTGGAAAAAAGCAGAAGCTGGCGTGGCTATGACGAAAGCCGCAAAGTTTCCAGAGAAGAACTGCTGCAGCTGGTAGACTGTGCCCGGCTGACCCCGTCGAGTGTAAACCGGCAGCCGCTGCGGTATTACTTAGCCTGTACGCCGGAGCAGACGGCGAAGATTCAGCCGCTCACCCATTGGGCACGTGCACTACAGCCGATGCAGTTGCCACACCCGGGCCACTGCCCGCCTGCTTTTATTGTGATTTGTCAGGACACAAACGTGGATCCCTCTTTGGAGCGCTACCAGAAAGATGTGGGAATCGTTGCCCAGACCATGCTGCTGGCGGCTACCGAAAAAGGCCTTGGCGGCTGCATGATCAATAACTTTAGTCCCAAAGAAATGACAGATGCTTTGCAGCTAAAGGCAAACCTTGTTCCGATGCTGGTAGTCGCCATTGGCAAACCCGACGAAACCATTGTGTTGACCGATGTCAAGAATGGCAGTACCAGCTATTATCGCGACGAAAATGACGTGCATTACGTACCGAAACGCAGCCTTTCTGATCTTGTGATTGACTAA
- a CDS encoding energy-coupling factor transporter transmembrane protein EcfT produces MKCMPAGQFIPGSSIIHRLDARAKLLCFFALLAAVVATSQVWGYVCIFCVIAAILLLAWLPVSISLTSVRQLWAFFIVIFCMNALFFDAAHPLWSWWIFRPSAEGMVQGASVALRVALVLLLSNALTCTTAPMDITSALESLMKPLQLLRVPVEEIAMIISAAIQFIPTLAEETEQIRKAQTARGARFESKKLTEKAASILPLVIPIFLSAFRRADELSLAMEARGYRSARYRTKKETHPLHRPDFAALAASGAVCFLQFCILG; encoded by the coding sequence ATGAAGTGTATGCCTGCCGGACAATTTATACCCGGCAGCTCCATCATTCACCGGCTGGACGCCCGGGCAAAGCTGCTGTGCTTTTTCGCCCTATTGGCCGCTGTTGTAGCTACTTCACAGGTATGGGGATATGTGTGTATTTTCTGCGTCATTGCAGCTATTTTGCTGCTGGCGTGGCTGCCGGTGTCTATTTCCCTCACTTCCGTGCGACAGCTGTGGGCTTTCTTTATTGTCATCTTCTGCATGAATGCCCTGTTTTTTGACGCGGCGCATCCGCTGTGGTCGTGGTGGATTTTTCGGCCGTCTGCTGAGGGAATGGTGCAGGGCGCCAGTGTTGCCCTGCGGGTAGCTCTGGTGCTGCTTCTAAGCAATGCGCTCACCTGCACCACGGCGCCAATGGATATTACCAGCGCACTGGAAAGCCTGATGAAGCCCTTACAGCTTCTGCGCGTTCCAGTAGAGGAAATTGCCATGATTATCAGTGCGGCAATCCAGTTTATCCCCACCCTTGCAGAAGAAACCGAGCAGATTCGCAAAGCACAGACTGCGCGCGGTGCCCGCTTTGAAAGCAAAAAGCTGACAGAAAAAGCTGCCAGTATACTGCCACTGGTGATTCCGATTTTCCTTTCAGCGTTTCGCCGGGCAGATGAGCTTTCCCTCGCCATGGAGGCGCGCGGCTACCGCAGTGCGCGCTACCGCACGAAAAAGGAAACCCACCCGCTGCACCGCCCAGACTTTGCTGCACTGGCAGCAAGCGGAGCCGTCTGTTTTCTGCAATTCTGTATTCTTGGATAA
- a CDS encoding C1 family peptidase, producing MKMNGISEKETEAYRQSFEKSTLCRAMANALYHNGVKDLAYCGDALQGTQFQYSVEIPTMEVTDQMRSGRCWIFSALNLLREQVAKKCNLEKFELSQNYISFWDKFEKINYYLESVISLADRSVEDRLLTFVLQTGVADGGQWDMLVNLVEKYGVVPKSAMGETYQSSNTADMNKLLNTKLRQYTAKLRAAAAAGKDPHALKPEMLAEMYRFLCMCFGEPPKTFDFEYADKDKQYHMVHSLTPKQFYSTYVGLDLRGDYVSIINSPTKDKPFYRTYTVDYLGNVADGSPVHYLNLPMDEMEELIVRQLKDGQLVWFGSDVGHRGDRERGLWNTAYIDLNNTFGMDFSMSKADRLDYRESAMNHAMLITGVSLDENGKASKWKIENSWSDKHGDKGYYQMSADWFDNFVYQAVIEKKYLSEKQQQALTAEPIHLQPWDPMGTLAD from the coding sequence ATGAAAATGAATGGTATTTCTGAAAAGGAAACAGAGGCTTACCGTCAGTCTTTTGAAAAGAGCACTTTGTGCCGTGCCATGGCAAATGCACTGTACCACAACGGCGTAAAAGATCTTGCCTACTGCGGCGATGCCCTGCAGGGTACGCAGTTTCAGTATTCGGTAGAGATCCCTACCATGGAAGTAACCGACCAGATGCGCAGCGGCCGCTGCTGGATTTTTTCCGCACTCAATCTGCTGCGTGAGCAGGTTGCGAAAAAATGCAATCTTGAAAAATTTGAGCTTTCTCAGAATTACATTTCTTTCTGGGACAAATTTGAAAAAATCAATTACTATCTGGAAAGCGTTATTTCTCTTGCGGACCGCTCGGTCGAAGACCGCCTGCTGACCTTTGTGCTGCAGACCGGTGTAGCGGACGGCGGCCAGTGGGACATGCTAGTGAATCTGGTCGAGAAGTACGGCGTTGTGCCAAAGTCGGCCATGGGCGAAACCTACCAGAGCAGCAATACTGCCGATATGAATAAGCTGCTGAATACCAAGCTGCGCCAGTACACCGCAAAACTGCGAGCTGCCGCTGCGGCTGGCAAAGACCCGCATGCCCTGAAGCCCGAAATGCTGGCTGAAATGTATCGTTTCCTGTGCATGTGCTTTGGCGAGCCGCCAAAGACCTTTGATTTTGAGTATGCCGATAAAGACAAACAGTATCACATGGTGCACAGCCTTACACCAAAGCAGTTTTACAGCACCTATGTTGGCCTTGACCTGCGTGGCGATTACGTCAGCATTATCAATTCACCTACAAAAGACAAGCCTTTTTACCGTACCTATACCGTAGATTACCTGGGAAATGTCGCCGACGGCAGCCCAGTGCATTACCTAAATCTTCCCATGGACGAAATGGAAGAGCTGATTGTGCGCCAGCTGAAAGATGGCCAGCTGGTGTGGTTTGGCAGCGATGTTGGCCACCGCGGCGACCGCGAGCGCGGCCTGTGGAACACTGCCTACATAGACCTCAACAACACGTTTGGCATGGACTTCTCTATGAGCAAGGCCGATCGCCTGGATTACCGTGAGAGTGCTATGAACCACGCCATGCTGATTACCGGTGTCAGCCTGGATGAAAACGGCAAAGCATCAAAGTGGAAGATTGAAAACAGCTGGAGCGACAAACACGGCGACAAGGGCTATTACCAGATGAGTGCTGATTGGTTTGATAATTTTGTCTACCAGGCAGTCATTGAGAAAAAGTATCTTTCGGAAAAGCAGCAGCAGGCTTTGACAGCCGAGCCGATTCATCTGCAGCCGTGGGACCCGATGGGTACGTTGGCAGACTGA
- a CDS encoding aminopeptidase, translating to MNLQEDMKKYAHLIVCAGCNLKPGQELFISASLQAAPLVRLVAKEAYRAGAKEVTVEWSDDQLTRLRYENSPMECFENFPKWRAELQNGMAERGAAILSILSSDPQALSGVDSKKLLAYSKAAHLGAKAFYDGMDFGRNVWCIVGSASPAWAKRVFPDCSTVMAMDKLWKAIFHAVRVDTPDPVAAWQEHRRSFEKRCAFLNEKQFDKLEYHNESGTNITLGLPKNHVWQGGGSETLSGVFYFPNMPTEEIFCSPDRTRTNGTVHSALPLSYQGVLIEDFSLTYENGRVVSCSAAKGEETLKEIVAADDGAKMLGECALIPKQSPISEMGILFYNTLFDENASCHFAMGMGFPECVKDGLSISKEELLKRGINDSSVHVDFMLGTPDLSITGITADGEEVPIFRDGGWAF from the coding sequence ATGAATTTACAAGAAGATATGAAAAAATATGCCCACCTCATTGTTTGCGCGGGCTGTAACTTAAAGCCAGGGCAGGAGCTGTTTATTAGTGCGTCCCTGCAGGCGGCGCCGTTGGTGCGGCTGGTCGCAAAAGAGGCCTACCGCGCGGGTGCTAAAGAAGTGACTGTTGAGTGGAGCGACGATCAGCTGACTCGTCTGCGCTATGAAAATTCGCCGATGGAGTGCTTTGAAAACTTTCCAAAGTGGCGTGCGGAGCTGCAAAATGGGATGGCCGAGCGCGGCGCGGCAATTCTCTCTATTTTAAGCTCTGACCCGCAGGCCCTTTCCGGTGTGGATTCTAAAAAATTGCTTGCTTACAGCAAGGCGGCCCATTTGGGCGCAAAGGCATTTTACGACGGAATGGATTTTGGCCGCAATGTTTGGTGCATTGTTGGTTCGGCTTCTCCTGCTTGGGCCAAGCGCGTTTTCCCGGATTGCTCTACAGTTATGGCGATGGATAAACTGTGGAAAGCTATTTTTCATGCGGTGCGGGTTGATACCCCCGACCCGGTCGCTGCATGGCAGGAGCATCGCAGAAGCTTTGAGAAGCGCTGCGCATTTTTGAATGAAAAGCAGTTTGATAAATTAGAGTACCATAATGAAAGTGGTACAAATATTACTCTGGGTCTGCCCAAAAACCATGTTTGGCAGGGCGGCGGATCAGAAACGCTCAGCGGTGTTTTCTATTTTCCCAATATGCCGACAGAAGAAATCTTCTGCAGCCCCGATCGTACCCGTACAAACGGCACTGTGCACAGTGCGCTGCCGCTCAGCTACCAGGGTGTGCTGATTGAAGATTTCAGCCTGACCTATGAAAATGGCCGTGTGGTAAGCTGCTCTGCAGCAAAAGGGGAAGAGACACTCAAAGAAATTGTCGCGGCAGACGACGGCGCAAAGATGCTGGGTGAGTGCGCGCTTATCCCCAAGCAGTCTCCGATTTCCGAAATGGGTATTTTATTTTACAACACTTTGTTTGATGAGAATGCTTCCTGCCACTTTGCCATGGGCATGGGTTTCCCCGAGTGCGTAAAAGACGGCCTCTCTATTTCCAAGGAGGAGCTTTTAAAGCGGGGCATCAATGACTCCAGTGTGCATGTCGATTTCATGCTGGGCACACCAGACCTTTCTATTACCGGTATTACGGCAGATGGCGAAGAAGTGCCGATTTTCCGCGATGGCGGCTGGGCATTTTAA
- a CDS encoding class I SAM-dependent methyltransferase produces MAPQWDTHTIHDDSVIGKILDHAGIITGTRVLDIGCGTGVLFPDYLARGVKSVTGVDISPAMVAAAKAKFSDPRITLLLADAETLHFPGAFDCCVIYNALPHFPDPKRLIEHLSLQLKPGGRLTVAHGASRDAINHRHRAINAELISHELPPAQGLAKLFAPAITVDTVISNEKTYIVSGTTAK; encoded by the coding sequence ATGGCTCCGCAATGGGACACGCATACCATACACGACGACAGCGTCATCGGCAAGATTCTGGACCACGCCGGCATAATAACCGGTACGCGCGTACTAGATATCGGCTGCGGCACCGGTGTACTGTTTCCCGATTACCTGGCACGCGGCGTCAAGTCCGTCACTGGGGTCGACATTTCACCGGCTATGGTTGCCGCAGCAAAAGCAAAATTTTCCGATCCACGTATCACCCTTTTGCTGGCAGATGCCGAAACGCTCCATTTCCCCGGGGCCTTTGACTGCTGCGTCATCTATAATGCTCTGCCGCATTTTCCGGACCCAAAGCGCTTGATAGAGCACCTGAGCCTGCAGCTCAAACCCGGCGGCCGGCTGACCGTAGCCCACGGCGCAAGCCGTGATGCAATCAATCACCGCCACCGCGCCATCAACGCCGAGCTGATTTCCCATGAACTGCCGCCTGCCCAAGGACTGGCAAAGCTCTTCGCGCCGGCGATAACTGTGGATACGGTCATTTCCAATGAAAAGACCTATATTGTTTCCGGCACAACTGCAAAATAA
- a CDS encoding energy-coupling factor transporter ATPase — MAAVSGKDISFTYESESTVQQALSEVSLAIQQGELAAILGANGSGKSTLVKLLNALLPLQQGTLTVAGIDVREESRIWQLRRRCGMVFQNPDNQFVSSVVKEDIAFGLENYEVPRREIPEKVRTALQMVGMEGFEERAPHALSGGQKQRIALAGVLALDPDILILDEATAMLDPQGRREVLETVQRLHEKAHKTILMISHYIEEAIFADRVFLMKHGHILASGTPREILTDQKQMAAAGLVPPVPVRLYYDLHKRGIRLSHCPLTNEELVKEICRLR, encoded by the coding sequence ATGGCAGCAGTCAGTGGAAAAGACATCAGCTTCACTTATGAAAGCGAAAGCACCGTACAGCAGGCCTTAAGCGAAGTTTCCCTTGCCATACAGCAGGGCGAGCTGGCAGCCATTCTCGGCGCAAACGGCAGCGGAAAATCCACGCTGGTTAAGCTGCTCAACGCCCTGCTGCCGCTGCAGCAGGGTACACTGACCGTGGCGGGCATTGATGTGCGCGAGGAAAGCAGAATTTGGCAGCTGCGGCGGCGGTGCGGCATGGTCTTTCAAAACCCCGACAACCAGTTCGTTTCTTCCGTAGTAAAAGAAGATATTGCCTTTGGGCTGGAAAATTACGAGGTCCCGCGCAGGGAGATTCCCGAAAAAGTGCGCACAGCCCTGCAGATGGTCGGCATGGAGGGGTTTGAAGAGCGCGCGCCGCATGCACTTTCGGGCGGACAAAAACAGCGCATTGCGCTGGCGGGTGTGCTGGCGCTGGACCCGGATATCTTGATTTTAGACGAGGCGACCGCCATGCTTGACCCGCAGGGCCGCCGTGAGGTACTGGAAACCGTGCAGCGCCTGCATGAAAAAGCACACAAAACCATTTTGATGATTTCCCATTATATTGAAGAAGCCATATTTGCAGACCGGGTGTTTTTGATGAAGCACGGGCATATCTTGGCAAGCGGCACACCGCGAGAAATTTTAACCGACCAAAAGCAGATGGCTGCCGCCGGACTGGTTCCACCAGTTCCGGTACGGCTGTATTACGATTTGCACAAACGCGGCATTCGCCTTTCGCACTGCCCGCTGACAAATGAAGAGCTGGTGAAAGAAATATGCCGATTGCGCTAA
- a CDS encoding DUF3842 family protein, with the protein MNILIIDGQGGGIGRQLVTALKNALPQAAVRAVGTNSAATAAMRKAGADSTATGENAVRVACRKADVIAGPIGIVIADALCGEITPKMAKAVGQSTAVRVLIPVNHCDNLIAGIGDLSITRLVQEAVHEIEKLA; encoded by the coding sequence ATGAATATTTTGATTATCGACGGCCAGGGCGGCGGCATTGGCCGTCAGCTGGTCACTGCTCTAAAAAATGCGCTGCCACAGGCTGCTGTGCGTGCAGTAGGCACCAACAGCGCCGCAACCGCTGCCATGCGCAAAGCCGGCGCTGACAGCACCGCGACCGGCGAAAATGCGGTGCGGGTCGCCTGCCGAAAAGCCGACGTGATTGCCGGCCCCATCGGTATTGTGATTGCGGACGCGCTCTGCGGCGAAATTACACCGAAAATGGCAAAGGCAGTCGGCCAAAGCACGGCGGTGCGTGTGCTGATTCCGGTAAATCACTGTGACAACCTGATTGCCGGCATTGGCGATCTTTCCATCACCCGCCTTGTACAAGAAGCTGTACATGAAATTGAAAAACTTGCATAA
- a CDS encoding GIY-YIG nuclease family protein, which produces MESAAALAEKENAFVYLLQCADGTLYAGWTNDLAHRVKAHQTGKGARYTRARLPVKLVYWERLPSKSAALKREAALKKLSRQEKLQLIAHSRLTPPAV; this is translated from the coding sequence GTGGAATCAGCCGCAGCTCTAGCGGAAAAAGAAAATGCCTTTGTCTATCTGCTGCAGTGTGCCGATGGCACCCTGTACGCTGGCTGGACCAACGACCTTGCCCACCGCGTAAAGGCACACCAAACCGGAAAAGGTGCCCGCTACACGCGCGCCCGACTGCCGGTAAAGCTGGTCTACTGGGAACGTTTGCCCTCAAAAAGTGCCGCCCTAAAGCGTGAAGCCGCGCTGAAAAAGCTCTCTCGGCAGGAAAAGCTGCAGCTGATTGCCCACAGCAGACTTACCCCGCCGGCTGTTTGA
- a CDS encoding ATP-binding cassette domain-containing protein, whose translation MPIALNHVSYEYLPGTPQHVAALQDISLNIADGEYIGIMGRTGCGKTTLIQLAAGLLVPTGGQIFLDGKDINSKHYDRKILRRSVGVVFQYPEYQLFETTVEKDVAFGLKHAGLSRTERQQRVQNALETMGFSFEAIRSQSPLALSGGEKRRVAIAGVLAMQPKILIFDEPTAGLDPLGRAAFLRLTQKLNQKGITILMISHTADDFGEYARRMLVLDSGRVVLDGSTKEVFSDIPRLQKMRLEVSTPRLLAGMLAAKDMPLSQDIVKYDELISALTAQLKGGAES comes from the coding sequence ATGCCGATTGCGCTAAACCACGTTTCCTATGAATATCTGCCCGGTACGCCGCAGCATGTGGCGGCGCTGCAGGATATCAGCCTAAACATTGCAGACGGCGAATATATCGGCATTATGGGACGCACCGGCTGCGGTAAGACCACTCTGATTCAGCTGGCAGCGGGGCTGCTGGTCCCAACGGGCGGTCAGATCTTTCTGGACGGAAAAGATATCAACTCAAAGCACTACGACCGCAAGATTTTGCGGCGCAGCGTCGGGGTGGTGTTTCAGTACCCCGAATATCAGCTGTTTGAAACCACTGTGGAAAAAGACGTCGCTTTCGGTCTAAAACACGCTGGTTTGAGCCGCACAGAACGACAACAGCGCGTACAGAATGCACTGGAAACCATGGGGTTCTCTTTCGAGGCCATCCGTTCACAGTCTCCGCTGGCTCTTTCGGGCGGCGAAAAGCGGCGGGTTGCTATCGCCGGCGTGCTGGCAATGCAGCCGAAGATTCTTATTTTTGACGAACCAACCGCTGGGCTGGACCCACTTGGCCGCGCAGCGTTTTTGCGCCTGACCCAAAAGCTGAACCAAAAAGGCATAACGATTCTAATGATTTCGCACACGGCTGATGACTTTGGCGAATATGCCCGGCGCATGCTGGTACTGGACAGCGGCAGAGTCGTTTTAGACGGCAGCACCAAAGAAGTTTTTTCCGATATTCCGCGGCTGCAGAAAATGCGCTTAGAGGTCAGCACGCCTCGCCTGCTGGCAGGAATGCTCGCCGCAAAGGACATGCCGCTCTCACAGGATATTGTAAAGTATGATGAACTGATTTCTGCGCTGACAGCGCAGTTAAAGGGAGGCGCTGAATCATGA
- a CDS encoding ECF transporter S component — MVKMSNVKRSMITAVCIALCVVLPMAFHSIQNGGSIFCPMHIPVLLCGLICGAPFGVLCGIAGPVLSSLLTGMPPVPYLPSMIVELACYGLIAGLMMRTVHTKKVYADLYISLVTAMLGGRIIAGITKALIFAAGKYSIAAWASGYFATAMPGIVIQLALIPTIVFALEKARLIPARYPKAASVPAKASN, encoded by the coding sequence ATGGTAAAAATGTCTAATGTCAAGCGTTCCATGATTACGGCGGTGTGCATTGCACTGTGTGTCGTGCTGCCAATGGCTTTTCACTCCATCCAAAACGGCGGCAGTATCTTCTGCCCCATGCATATTCCGGTGCTGCTGTGCGGGCTAATCTGCGGCGCGCCTTTCGGTGTGCTGTGCGGCATTGCGGGGCCTGTGCTTTCGAGCCTGCTTACCGGCATGCCGCCTGTCCCCTACCTGCCCAGCATGATTGTTGAGCTTGCCTGCTATGGCCTGATTGCCGGGCTGATGATGCGCACGGTACATACGAAAAAGGTTTACGCTGATCTCTACATCAGCCTTGTCACCGCCATGCTCGGCGGCCGTATCATCGCCGGCATTACCAAAGCGCTAATTTTTGCTGCCGGCAAATACTCCATAGCAGCGTGGGCCAGCGGCTATTTTGCCACTGCCATGCCCGGCATTGTCATTCAGCTTGCGCTGATTCCGACCATTGTTTTTGCCCTGGAAAAAGCGCGGCTGATTCCTGCCCGCTACCCGAAAGCTGCATCAGTGCCGGCAAAGGCTTCTAACTAA
- a CDS encoding Lrp/AsnC family transcriptional regulator, with protein sequence MDKIDAALLESLQEDARVPIKALTKKVFLSAPAISARIEKLENQGIIQGYRAQLDPIKLGYHIKAFINLQMTPNQKSEFYPFIRQCRNVLECDCVTGAYSMLIKVAYPSTSELDTFIGQLQHFGATSTQIVFSTPVEARGVVVNTELAGN encoded by the coding sequence TTGGATAAAATTGACGCTGCTCTTTTGGAAAGCCTGCAGGAAGACGCCCGGGTACCAATTAAGGCACTGACCAAAAAGGTCTTTCTTTCTGCACCGGCTATTTCCGCAAGAATCGAAAAATTAGAGAATCAGGGAATCATTCAGGGCTATCGCGCCCAGCTGGACCCTATTAAACTTGGGTATCATATTAAAGCCTTTATCAACCTGCAGATGACTCCAAACCAAAAATCAGAGTTTTACCCCTTTATCCGCCAGTGCCGCAATGTGCTGGAATGTGACTGCGTGACCGGTGCCTACTCTATGCTTATCAAAGTTGCATACCCCAGCACCTCAGAACTGGACACCTTCATCGGCCAGCTGCAGCATTTTGGTGCGACCTCTACACAAATTGTGTTCTCGACTCCGGTAGAGGCGCGTGGTGTCGTGGTGAACACCGAACTTGCCGGAAATTAA